ACAGCAGGTTTGCTTTCCTGATATTGGTCTGCTCCATCTGCGTCAATCCGCCATTGCGCTTGAGCCACTGAAATACCAGCCCCGCCATGTAAATACCGTAAGTGGGGGGCGTGTTATACATTGAATCATTGTCGGCATGGATCTTGTAATCCAGCATAGTGGGCGTATTCGGTGACACATGACCAATCAGGTCTTCACGCACGATAACAATACACAACCCAGCGGGCCCAATGTTTTTCTGCGCTCCGGCATAAATCAAGCCATATTTAGATACATCAATCTGGCGCGATATAATGTTAGACGACATATCTGCCACCAAAGGAATGTCACCGGTTTCCGGAACCCAATTAAATTCGACTCCGCCTATCGTCTCATTCGACGTGTAATGCAAGTAGGCTGCATTCGGATCACGCTGCCACGTATCAAACGCCGGCACATTAATGAAATTCTTGTCCGCGCCACTGGCCACTATATTTACGTTGCTAAATTTTTTAGCCTCGGCTATGGCTTTCTTGGACCATTCACCGGTATTAACGTAATCAGTGGAAGATTTGCCACTTAGCAGATTCAGCGGAATCATGGCGAATTGCAAATGCGCTCCGCCTTGCAGAAATAGCACCTTGTAATTAGCCGGGATTGCAAGCAGCTCACGCAAATCGTTTTCCGCCGCAGCTGCGATACCCATAAACTCTTTGCCACGGTGGCTCATTTCCATAACTGACATGCCACTGCCATGCCAGTCCAGCAACTCCTCACGTGCCTGTTGTAATACCTCATGCGGTAAGACTGCAGGACCTGCGCTAAAATTATAAATTGCCATAACTTGTCTATTCTTTAAATCTAGTCTTTAATCGGTTTGATTAAATGGGAAAGATCTTCCGGCTCAGGATCGGCAATACGGCTCAAGCCCGCCAGTTTATCGTCTTTACCTAAATTAATTAATGTCACGCCCTGCGTGGAACGGCTCA
This genomic interval from Candidatus Nitrotoga sp. AM1P contains the following:
- the serC gene encoding 3-phosphoserine/phosphohydroxythreonine transaminase, which encodes MAIYNFSAGPAVLPHEVLQQAREELLDWHGSGMSVMEMSHRGKEFMGIAAAAENDLRELLAIPANYKVLFLQGGAHLQFAMIPLNLLSGKSSTDYVNTGEWSKKAIAEAKKFSNVNIVASGADKNFINVPAFDTWQRDPNAAYLHYTSNETIGGVEFNWVPETGDIPLVADMSSNIISRQIDVSKYGLIYAGAQKNIGPAGLCIVIVREDLIGHVSPNTPTMLDYKIHADNDSMYNTPPTYGIYMAGLVFQWLKRNGGLTQMEQTNIRKANLLYQAIDASNSFYNCPVVKSDRSRMNVPFTLKDASLDGEFLKQADTHGLLQLKGHRSVGGMRASIYNAMPLKGVQTLVDFITHFAKQHG